The following coding sequences are from one Prochlorococcus sp. MIT 0604 window:
- a CDS encoding S1 RNA-binding domain-containing protein: MGVSNKNAQDNIQPKGNKKPLQVLHISKKDTQKIDNDQTNSQEEIKKEDIPIKPQIIKNDSVKRIEDNNENTKDFDISQQNITQQDLNRPPNFSEQNTDFQLERTVDEFDFGESAFLEALNANEPIGATGETISGKVIAIESDGLYVDIGGKAPGYMPKKECGLGVITNFKEKFSIGLEMEVLVIKEQNADGMVTVSARALILRQSWEKVSSSAKNGELINVLVNGFNRGGLTCDVDGLRGFIPRSQLEDGQDYQSFVGKTLKVAFLEVNPESRKLVLSEKKASLVSKLTSLELGQLIEGEVLAVKPYGFFIDLGGASGLLHQSSLTNGSIRSLREVFREGEMIKALISEIDLEKGRIGLNTALLENSAGELIIDKQKVMQEATDRALKTKALFDKKEQDK; this comes from the coding sequence ATGGGAGTCAGTAATAAAAATGCCCAAGATAATATCCAACCAAAGGGCAATAAAAAACCTCTTCAGGTACTTCACATAAGCAAGAAAGATACTCAAAAAATAGATAATGATCAAACCAATTCGCAAGAAGAAATTAAAAAAGAAGATATCCCAATCAAACCGCAAATCATTAAAAATGATTCAGTAAAAAGAATTGAGGATAATAATGAAAACACGAAGGATTTTGATATTTCTCAACAAAATATAACTCAACAAGACTTAAATAGACCCCCTAATTTTTCTGAGCAAAACACCGATTTTCAACTAGAAAGAACAGTTGATGAATTCGATTTTGGTGAAAGTGCTTTTTTGGAGGCTTTAAATGCAAATGAGCCAATTGGGGCTACAGGAGAAACAATTTCAGGTAAGGTTATAGCAATCGAAAGTGATGGGCTATATGTTGACATTGGCGGAAAAGCACCTGGTTATATGCCCAAAAAAGAATGTGGTTTGGGTGTCATCACTAACTTTAAAGAAAAGTTTTCTATAGGCCTTGAAATGGAAGTCTTGGTTATCAAAGAACAAAATGCTGATGGGATGGTAACAGTTAGCGCTCGGGCATTAATTCTCAGGCAAAGTTGGGAGAAAGTATCAAGTTCTGCAAAAAATGGAGAATTAATTAACGTTTTAGTTAATGGATTTAACAGGGGTGGGCTTACTTGTGATGTAGATGGATTAAGAGGATTCATCCCAAGATCCCAACTTGAAGATGGTCAAGATTATCAATCTTTTGTTGGCAAAACTCTAAAAGTAGCTTTTCTTGAGGTGAATCCAGAATCAAGAAAATTAGTTCTCTCTGAAAAGAAAGCATCATTAGTCTCTAAACTTACAAGTTTAGAATTAGGTCAATTAATTGAAGGAGAAGTTTTAGCAGTAAAACCATATGGCTTCTTTATAGATTTAGGAGGAGCTAGTGGACTTCTTCATCAATCCTCACTAACAAATGGATCTATTCGTTCTTTAAGAGAAGTTTTTAGAGAAGGGGAAATGATAAAAGCTTTAATATCTGAAATAGACCTCGAGAAAGGTCGTATTGGTCTCAATACAGCACTCCTAGAAAACTCTGCGGGAGAATTAATTATTGATAAGCAAAAGGTTATGCAAGAAGCCACAGATAGAGCACTAAAAACTAAAGCACTCTTCGATAAAAAAGAACAAGATAAATGA